One window from the genome of Methanobrevibacter sp. encodes:
- a CDS encoding carbohydrate kinase family protein, with the protein MAKNRDLLAIGHSAHDYIIRVPEFPKANFSAPITNMETFNGGAAANVACVGAKLGLRTSLVSAVGGDFKKTEYYEHMQNLGIDTDSLIIVPGEATPTAFVLTDDNEDQISYFYWGAAREFAESKVPTSAIKNTEAIHLATGDPNFNWKCSEEAKNEDLLVSFDPGQDLGMYTTKKLKEVIENTTILFGNHHEIERILESLEVDLNGLLEIGPKIVVKTCGANGSEIYSTEEKIKIDSVKREAIDPTGAGDSYRAGFLSRFLNGESLEESAKFASSVSSFIVEHKGCQTNMPTFDEAFERMNGFY; encoded by the coding sequence ATGGCAAAAAACAGAGATTTACTAGCGATTGGCCACTCTGCTCATGATTACATTATTAGAGTGCCTGAATTTCCAAAGGCGAACTTTTCAGCTCCAATTACAAATATGGAAACATTCAATGGAGGAGCAGCTGCAAATGTTGCCTGTGTTGGAGCTAAATTAGGATTAAGAACTTCACTGGTTTCAGCTGTTGGAGGAGATTTCAAAAAGACTGAATATTATGAACATATGCAGAATTTAGGTATTGACACAGATTCACTGATTATTGTTCCCGGCGAGGCAACACCTACCGCATTTGTTTTAACCGATGATAATGAAGACCAGATCAGCTACTTCTATTGGGGAGCTGCCCGTGAATTTGCAGAAAGCAAAGTGCCTACATCTGCAATTAAAAACACAGAAGCAATACATTTAGCAACAGGAGACCCTAATTTCAATTGGAAATGCTCTGAAGAAGCAAAAAATGAAGATTTGCTTGTTTCATTCGATCCTGGCCAAGACCTTGGCATGTACACCACCAAAAAACTAAAAGAAGTTATTGAAAATACAACAATTCTTTTTGGAAATCATCATGAAATCGAAAGGATTTTAGAATCATTGGAAGTGGATTTAAACGGACTGCTCGAAATAGGACCAAAAATAGTTGTTAAAACCTGCGGCGCTAACGGTAGTGAAATTTACTCAACTGAAGAAAAAATAAAAATTGACTCTGTTAAAAGGGAAGCTATTGACCCAACAGGTGCTGGAGATTCCTATAGAGCAGGATTTTTATCAAGATTCCTAAATGGCGAGTCATTAGAAGAATCTGCCAAATTTGCTTCATCAGTATCATCTTTTATTGTTGAGCATAAGGGTTGCCAAACCAATATGCCTACTTTTGATGAGGCATTTGAAAGAATGAATGGATTTTACTAA
- the hxlB gene encoding 6-phospho-3-hexuloisomerase has translation MDIMKSSIETILNNIKKAEELLDEQAIDEFENIIIESKNIFVTGAGRSGLAAKAFAMRLMHLGLSAYVVGETISPAIYEDDCIIAISGSGETNTIVSAAKIAKNRGSKVLALTSYPESTLGQLADAYILVKGRTKKEVDDENYMKRQIHGNYTSLTPLGTAFELTTLVFLDAIVSELMEKMHQTESDLKARHTVLE, from the coding sequence ATGGACATAATGAAATCTTCTATTGAGACAATATTGAACAACATTAAAAAGGCTGAAGAACTTTTGGATGAACAGGCGATTGATGAATTTGAAAATATTATTATTGAATCTAAAAATATCTTTGTTACAGGTGCTGGAAGGTCAGGGCTTGCGGCTAAAGCATTTGCAATGAGATTGATGCATTTAGGTTTAAGTGCATATGTTGTAGGGGAAACCATTTCTCCGGCTATTTATGAAGATGACTGTATTATAGCGATTTCCGGTTCCGGTGAAACAAACACTATTGTATCAGCGGCAAAAATAGCTAAAAATAGAGGTTCAAAAGTTTTAGCTTTAACATCTTATCCCGAATCCACTTTGGGGCAGTTGGCTGATGCTTATATTCTTGTTAAAGGAAGGACTAAAAAAGAAGTCGATGATGAAAATTATATGAAACGTCAAATTCATGGAAACTACACTTCTTTAACTCCTTTAGGTACTGCATTTGAATTAACAACTTTGGTGTTCTTGGATGCAATTGTTTCTGAACTAATGGAAAAAATGCACCAGACAGAAAGTGATTTAAAAGCAAGACATACTGTTTTAGAGTAA
- the thiC gene encoding phosphomethylpyrimidine synthase, with protein sequence MTQISDAKKGILTEEMKHVAKIENVSEDFILKSVAQGTIVIPSNVNRDIEASGIGAGLRTKVNATVGTSTDIVDFDEEVLKAQIAIDHGADCLMELSIGGDLDVIRRRVLDMSPLPVGSVPVYQAAIERIRKDGSVIYMEEEDLFKTIEKQAKDGIDFMAVHSSINIETLTRLKRQGRVTGLVSRGGSFMSGWIVENEKENPLYSNFDYVLEIAKEHDVVLSLANGMRAGSIADSTDRAQIQELIILGELIDRSREAGVQCMIEGPGHIPINEIPTNVMIQKKMCSNAPFYMLGPIVCDVAPGYDHIVSAIGAASSAKAGADFICYVTPAEHLALPNPDDVREGVIATKIGAYAGDLATGTVDGSQDLAMAEARKKLDWEAQYSCAMFPEAARAKRNQRPPEEEDTCTMCGNYCAVKIVNEWLDKSDSDLIK encoded by the coding sequence ATGACCCAAATTAGTGATGCAAAAAAAGGAATTTTGACAGAAGAAATGAAACATGTTGCAAAAATAGAAAATGTTTCAGAAGATTTTATTTTAAAATCAGTAGCCCAAGGGACTATAGTAATACCAAGCAATGTAAACAGAGACATTGAAGCTTCCGGTATCGGTGCAGGACTTAGAACAAAAGTAAACGCAACCGTCGGAACCTCAACAGATATTGTTGACTTTGATGAAGAGGTATTGAAAGCTCAAATTGCAATTGACCATGGCGCAGACTGTTTAATGGAATTAAGTATTGGCGGAGATTTAGACGTAATTAGAAGAAGAGTTCTTGACATGTCTCCATTGCCTGTAGGTTCAGTACCGGTTTATCAGGCAGCTATCGAAAGAATTAGAAAAGACGGTTCTGTAATTTACATGGAAGAAGAAGATTTGTTTAAAACCATCGAAAAACAGGCAAAAGACGGTATTGACTTCATGGCAGTTCACAGCAGTATCAACATTGAAACTTTAACCAGACTCAAAAGGCAAGGCCGTGTAACCGGACTCGTATCCCGTGGAGGATCATTTATGTCCGGATGGATTGTTGAAAACGAAAAAGAAAATCCGTTATACTCAAACTTTGACTATGTTTTAGAAATCGCTAAAGAACATGACGTTGTTCTTTCACTTGCAAACGGTATGAGAGCAGGATCAATTGCCGATTCAACTGACAGAGCCCAAATACAAGAATTGATCATTTTAGGAGAATTAATCGACAGGTCCCGTGAAGCAGGAGTGCAATGTATGATTGAAGGACCTGGACACATCCCAATTAACGAAATCCCAACAAACGTCATGATTCAAAAGAAAATGTGTTCCAACGCTCCTTTCTATATGCTCGGACCTATTGTATGTGATGTGGCACCTGGTTATGACCACATCGTATCTGCAATCGGTGCGGCATCTTCTGCAAAAGCAGGAGCTGATTTCATATGTTATGTGACTCCTGCAGAACACCTTGCCCTTCCAAACCCTGACGATGTAAGGGAAGGAGTAATTGCAACAAAGATTGGAGCTTATGCAGGTGACCTTGCAACCGGTACAGTAGACGGATCACAAGATTTGGCTATGGCTGAAGCCCGTAAAAAACTTGATTGGGAAGCACAATACTCATGTGCAATGTTTCCTGAAGCTGCACGTGCAAAAAGAAACCAAAGACCTCCTGAAGAAGAAGACACATGTACAATGTGCGGAAATTACTGTGCAGTGAAAATCGTAAACGAATGGTTGGACAAATCCGATTCCGACTTAATCAAATAG
- a CDS encoding FmdE family protein has translation MNIEDYDEQLKKAVEFHGELCGGIAIGTKLGMYGLELLGMELNKRHKNLIVILENERCTADGIQSVTKCTIGKRSLKLVYYGRFAATFYNMDTGEAYRVSDADANKKNKTKETREEMVERFRITPPEELFNVEKVKVKPFNEAQQPGGDHTTSWCSECCEKITDNYHLLRAGKSICKSCADESYYETVE, from the coding sequence ATGAATATTGAAGATTATGACGAACAGTTGAAAAAAGCAGTTGAGTTTCATGGTGAACTTTGTGGAGGCATTGCTATTGGAACCAAGTTAGGTATGTACGGTCTTGAATTGTTGGGAATGGAGCTAAATAAAAGACATAAGAATTTAATTGTAATTTTGGAAAATGAGAGATGCACAGCTGACGGGATTCAGTCTGTAACTAAATGCACAATTGGTAAGAGATCTTTAAAACTGGTATATTACGGAAGATTTGCAGCCACTTTTTATAATATGGATACTGGTGAAGCATACAGGGTTTCTGATGCAGATGCCAATAAAAAAAATAAAACAAAAGAAACCAGGGAAGAAATGGTTGAGAGATTTAGAATAACTCCTCCTGAAGAATTATTCAATGTTGAAAAAGTTAAAGTAAAGCCTTTTAATGAAGCTCAACAACCTGGAGGAGACCATACTACTTCATGGTGCAGTGAGTGTTGTGAAAAAATAACTGATAATTATCATCTGCTTAGAGCGGGAAAATCAATTTGCAAGTCATGTGCTGATGAATCATATTATGAAACCGTTGAATAA
- a CDS encoding nucleoside deaminase, whose amino-acid sequence MTKDNYFMQEAIREAEKSLDEGGLPIGAVLVKDDEIISRGHNRLIQNNSVVLHAEMDVLENAGRLNYEDYTKCTLYTTLSPCPMCSGAVILYNISRVVIGENTTLIGAENFLQCNGVDVVVLNNLKCRDLFLKFISDNPEMWEEELKKVGFTTEAV is encoded by the coding sequence ATGACAAAAGACAACTATTTTATGCAAGAAGCTATTAGGGAGGCTGAAAAATCTTTAGATGAAGGAGGGCTTCCTATTGGGGCAGTTCTGGTTAAAGATGATGAAATCATATCCAGAGGACATAACAGGTTAATTCAAAACAATTCTGTAGTTTTACATGCAGAAATGGATGTGCTTGAAAACGCAGGTCGCCTAAACTATGAGGATTATACCAAATGCACACTTTATACCACATTATCTCCCTGCCCGATGTGTTCCGGAGCTGTAATACTGTATAATATCTCCCGTGTCGTTATCGGTGAGAACACTACTCTTATTGGTGCTGAAAATTTTCTTCAGTGCAATGGTGTTGATGTTGTTGTATTGAATAATTTAAAGTGCAGGGACTTATTTTTAAAATTCATATCAGATAATCCTGAAATGTGGGAAGAAGAACTTAAAAAAGTTGGATTTACTACTGAGGCAGTATAA
- the fdhD gene encoding formate dehydrogenase accessory sulfurtransferase FdhD yields MKIEEIDAIQYKNNQHHEVKEKVVKDETITLTINKSISRSLSAIEESLKEFAAGYLINENMIKSMDDIKNLEIDGPQINVEIDDRLLKTNETVLCSDSAGGWRSKIKEVIPVESDFKVSVNELIERINELKENAEIWQATGGTHVAGIVHNGKFVVKEDVSRHVAVDKVIGYGILNGFDLKNSYVIYSGRMPADMVIKMTRAGVPVLASNAAPANSGYNIAKKGNITLVGFLRGQRCNIYNNQNRVIFD; encoded by the coding sequence ATGAAAATTGAAGAAATCGATGCAATTCAATATAAAAATAATCAACATCATGAAGTTAAAGAAAAAGTTGTAAAAGATGAAACTATTACTTTAACCATTAATAAAAGCATTTCACGCAGTCTTTCAGCAATTGAAGAATCCCTTAAAGAATTTGCAGCCGGATATTTAATTAATGAAAATATGATTAAATCAATGGACGATATTAAAAACCTGGAAATTGACGGCCCCCAAATTAATGTGGAAATTGATGACAGGCTGCTTAAAACAAACGAAACAGTCCTGTGTTCGGATTCTGCAGGAGGATGGAGAAGTAAAATTAAAGAAGTAATTCCTGTTGAATCAGATTTTAAAGTCAGCGTTAATGAACTGATTGAGAGAATTAACGAATTAAAAGAAAATGCTGAAATCTGGCAGGCAACAGGAGGAACACATGTGGCAGGGATTGTGCATAACGGCAAATTTGTTGTAAAAGAAGATGTGAGCCGCCATGTAGCAGTTGACAAGGTAATTGGGTACGGAATACTAAACGGTTTTGATTTAAAAAATTCCTATGTGATTTACAGTGGAAGAATGCCTGCAGACATGGTAATAAAAATGACCCGAGCAGGAGTTCCTGTTTTAGCATCAAACGCAGCTCCCGCTAATTCGGGATATAACATTGCAAAAAAAGGAAATATTACATTAGTCGGATTTTTAAGAGGGCAGCGCTGTAATATATATAATAATCAGAATAGAGTAATTTTTGACTGA
- a CDS encoding formate/nitrite transporter family protein, with the protein MSSSFKSPVDTAKAISNTAGVKESANIVNVILLSFLAGAYIAFGGLLAVVASAGMLNAGAPIGLEKFVFGAVFPVGLIIVVLAGSELFTGNVMFMTVGVLDGSASVGGLAKNWVISWIFNFVGALFVAYVLAFMGGITPVDTAAPAYAISAKAIAVAEGKVTMPFLTAMIKAIGCNWLVCLAVWLANASDDIIGKIVGIWFPIMAFVCIGFEHSVANMFFIPLGMFLGANGVTWSTIIINNLIPVTIGNIIGGGLFVACIYWYTYLKE; encoded by the coding sequence ATGAGTTCATCATTTAAAAGTCCAGTTGATACTGCGAAAGCAATATCAAATACTGCTGGTGTAAAAGAATCCGCAAATATTGTTAATGTAATATTGCTTTCCTTCTTAGCAGGTGCATATATTGCATTTGGTGGTTTATTAGCGGTTGTTGCAAGCGCAGGCATGTTAAACGCAGGCGCTCCTATTGGTTTAGAAAAATTTGTATTTGGTGCAGTGTTCCCTGTAGGTTTGATCATTGTTGTTCTTGCAGGATCTGAACTCTTCACTGGAAATGTAATGTTCATGACTGTTGGTGTTTTAGATGGTAGTGCTTCCGTTGGAGGTCTTGCTAAAAATTGGGTAATTAGTTGGATATTTAACTTCGTAGGTGCTTTATTTGTAGCTTACGTTCTTGCTTTCATGGGAGGAATTACTCCTGTTGATACCGCAGCACCAGCATATGCTATTTCTGCTAAAGCTATTGCAGTAGCTGAAGGTAAAGTTACTATGCCATTCCTAACTGCTATGATTAAAGCTATTGGATGTAACTGGCTTGTATGTTTAGCTGTATGGTTAGCTAATGCATCTGATGATATCATCGGTAAAATCGTTGGTATTTGGTTCCCAATCATGGCGTTTGTATGTATTGGATTTGAGCACAGTGTAGCAAACATGTTCTTCATCCCATTAGGTATGTTCTTAGGTGCTAATGGTGTAACCTGGAGTACTATTATCATTAACAACTTAATACCAGTTACTATCGGTAACATTATTGGTGGGGGACTCTTTGTAGCTTGTATCTATTGGTACACCTATCTCAAAGAATAA
- the lysS gene encoding lysine--tRNA ligase — translation MTHWIENVANELAKRDVEEHVIASGTSISGSIHIGNSCDIFIANAIGKKIRELGKEAKTIWIADDHDPLRKVPFPLPEDYDKYLGMPYSIIPCPDGCCANFVEHFEKPLLSVMDDYGIEMETKSGFEMYKNGDYDEYIRTSLEKVEEIKEIFNEYRREPLADDWLPYNPICDECGRVNTTYAYDYDGDIIKYRCECGHEGEMDIKTGNGKLTWRVEWAARWKIFGTTCEPFGKDHAASGGSYDVSSIISEKIFDYPAPFPVPYEWITLDGEAMSKSHGVFFAPEEWLKIGPAESLNYYLFRSKPMKAKDFSPKMPFLDFIDQFDTVEKVFYGEEEAPSEKEGKKFKEIYEISQINEGSPLPFRPPFRFLVNAYQIAGDDLEKIFAILKRNSQLTKSFKDKEFGDLTEAELAQYRERVDNVIYWLDTYAPKFVKFQVQEKNIPKLPLTDEQTKFLTDLADLMENNEFGDATELHDAMYEILEGQELKPQKGFQAIYKMILGQKQGPRAASFLLSLDKDFVVKRLRQEA, via the coding sequence ATGACACATTGGATTGAAAATGTAGCTAATGAACTAGCAAAAAGAGATGTAGAAGAACATGTTATTGCAAGTGGAACCTCTATTTCAGGTTCAATTCACATTGGAAACTCTTGCGACATATTTATCGCTAACGCAATTGGAAAAAAAATAAGAGAACTTGGAAAAGAAGCAAAAACAATATGGATTGCAGATGACCACGACCCCTTAAGAAAAGTTCCGTTCCCTCTTCCTGAAGATTATGATAAATACTTAGGTATGCCGTACTCAATTATTCCATGTCCTGACGGCTGCTGTGCCAACTTTGTAGAACACTTTGAAAAGCCTTTACTTTCAGTGATGGACGATTATGGAATTGAAATGGAAACAAAATCCGGTTTTGAAATGTATAAAAACGGAGATTATGATGAGTACATCAGAACTTCCCTTGAAAAAGTTGAAGAAATCAAAGAAATCTTCAATGAATACAGAAGAGAACCTTTAGCAGATGACTGGTTACCATACAATCCGATTTGTGACGAATGTGGACGTGTAAATACAACTTATGCTTATGACTACGACGGAGACATCATCAAATATAGATGTGAATGTGGACATGAAGGTGAAATGGACATTAAAACTGGTAACGGTAAACTTACATGGAGAGTGGAATGGGCTGCAAGATGGAAAATCTTTGGAACCACATGCGAACCGTTCGGAAAAGACCATGCAGCCAGCGGAGGATCATATGATGTGAGCAGCATCATTTCAGAAAAAATATTTGATTATCCTGCACCTTTCCCAGTGCCATATGAATGGATTACACTTGACGGCGAAGCAATGAGTAAATCTCACGGAGTATTCTTTGCTCCTGAAGAATGGTTAAAAATTGGACCTGCAGAAAGTCTCAACTATTATTTATTTAGATCCAAACCAATGAAAGCAAAAGATTTCTCACCAAAAATGCCTTTCCTGGACTTTATTGACCAATTCGATACTGTTGAAAAAGTATTCTACGGTGAAGAAGAAGCTCCATCTGAAAAAGAAGGTAAAAAATTCAAAGAAATCTATGAAATCAGTCAAATTAATGAAGGAAGCCCATTACCTTTCAGACCTCCATTTAGATTCTTAGTTAATGCTTATCAAATTGCAGGAGACGATTTGGAAAAAATCTTTGCAATTTTAAAAAGAAATTCCCAATTAACTAAAAGTTTTAAAGACAAGGAATTCGGCGACTTAACCGAAGCGGAATTAGCACAGTACCGCGAAAGGGTTGACAATGTAATTTACTGGTTAGACACTTACGCACCTAAATTTGTGAAATTCCAAGTGCAGGAGAAAAATATTCCTAAATTGCCATTAACTGATGAACAAACTAAATTCTTAACAGATTTGGCCGATTTAATGGAAAATAATGAATTCGGTGATGCAACTGAATTGCACGATGCAATGTATGAAATCTTAGAAGGTCAGGAACTGAAACCTCAAAAAGGATTCCAGGCTATTTATAAAATGATTCTTGGTCAAAAACAAGGTCCTAGAGCTGCATCATTCCTGTTAAGCTTAGATAAAGATTTCGTGGTAAAAAGATTAAGACAAGAAGCTTAA
- a CDS encoding LysR family transcriptional regulator — MEFNSKGLISLEINGNVYGYKLYESLESLSKTKSQRRSAKELNISHTVFNRRMLKAEEKLGFKITQKIGNGTALTPEGLELLNEFRKYALQIEKTSFISIVGGHISAGLLESIDLPFKTSIYSSNDKDAFELAKRGVVDILALDDPLIAFEKDLNFFPIAYDYLVLISSQGTEKIESISDLEGLDFIEVSGSAQRLAWNSLKHYDIKFNIKEKVNSQFDAYKRVRSSKNLHTFLNASYFKGNELLKFDTQHVISLVKVNEDNSEIDELIRYLTKEGQKDIEKQGFAPM, encoded by the coding sequence ATGGAATTCAATAGTAAAGGATTGATAAGTTTAGAGATAAATGGCAATGTCTACGGATATAAATTATATGAAAGTTTAGAATCCCTATCCAAAACCAAATCCCAGAGAAGATCTGCAAAAGAGTTAAACATATCCCATACAGTATTTAATAGAAGGATGCTTAAAGCAGAAGAAAAATTAGGCTTTAAAATTACTCAAAAAATAGGAAACGGCACTGCACTTACTCCGGAAGGATTGGAATTATTGAATGAGTTTAGAAAATATGCACTTCAAATCGAAAAAACTTCTTTTATCAGCATAGTTGGAGGACATATAAGTGCGGGCCTTTTGGAAAGTATTGACCTGCCATTTAAAACAAGCATATACAGCAGCAATGATAAAGACGCTTTTGAGTTAGCTAAAAGAGGAGTTGTTGACATATTGGCATTGGACGATCCGCTAATAGCTTTTGAAAAAGATTTGAATTTTTTCCCGATAGCTTACGATTATCTGGTTCTTATTTCAAGCCAGGGGACAGAAAAAATAGAAAGCATTTCCGATTTGGAGGGACTTGATTTTATAGAAGTGTCTGGGTCAGCTCAAAGGCTTGCCTGGAATAGTTTAAAACATTATGATATAAAGTTCAACATTAAAGAAAAGGTAAACTCACAATTTGATGCTTATAAACGGGTCAGAAGCTCTAAAAATCTACATACATTTTTAAATGCCAGTTATTTTAAAGGAAATGAACTGCTGAAATTTGACACTCAGCATGTAATCAGTTTAGTTAAAGTTAACGAAGATAACTCCGAAATCGATGAACTTATAAGATATTTAACAAAAGAGGGTCAGAAGGACATTGAAAAGCAGGGTTTTGCACCTATGTAA